The genomic stretch tgctggtctccctctgcccctgtgtgGGACGCCGCAGGGATCACTCACCAATCAGCCCAGGGCCGACCcaaccggggtgggggggagcatcACTGTTCTCCCAACTACAGCCAGACTCGCCTCCACAGCAGTACCTGTGGCTGCAGCCTGGACCCCCGTGCAGTAGTCCAGTGAATCTGGCTCTGGCGGTGGCAGCTGGAGAGGGTAATAGGCCCTCCTGCTGAATGAAGgaagttgaatgaatgaatgggtgagcTGCAGGGGTCACTTGCAAAGGGACCAGGAACCATAAGTTAACAACAACTCATTCAGGCagatgctttcttcttcttctttgctgCCTTGCTGTCTTTTGATGTGCCTTGCCCTCTTGCCTGTGTCACTCTCAGAGTCTGAGCTGTCAGAGTCAGATGACTTCCTgtctctatgtttttttttttcttcttttcctttttttcttttctagaaaaattcCTTGTGGGGTCAGGCTTCTCAAACTCTGCTGactttgcctcttcctctcctcttcctcatccgGTATCAGAGAATACTTGGTCCCTCCTGGTTGCATAAAACAATCCTTTGCAAAGTGGCCTTTTACAGCCACACTTCTTGCAGGTGGTGTTCAGGACAGCCTCGGGGGTGATCTTCTGCCCAGGGTAATCCTGGAAGGACCGCCGCCGCCTCTCTTCTTGCTCAGTGATAACGTTGTTGGGGTCAAGGTCTTTCCCAATTCCTTGGTTGACGACTTTCATGGATAGGGATACTTTTATCCTATCATTTTTCATCTCCCAGCCAATAAGCTTCACCCACACTTTGTCTCCAACATCCACTATCTCAGAGGGCTTATCCATACGACAGGATGACATGTAAGTTCGATGGACCAGACCTTGCTTCCAACAGCCAGGGATTTTGATGAAGGCTCCATAGTCCATAACCATAGCAACCTCTCCTTGGAAAATAGTGTAGAGAGCAGGCAAGTTCTCCATGGTCTCGGGTCTTCCTGAACTCATCCTTAATGTTCTATGGctcctccatttctcttctgcCAAAGTTAATTCAAGTGTCTCTGGGTCAGCTCCCCGGTCTCCCGGCCGCAGCATTGCGCGAAATGCCAAAACCAAACCCCAAAAAttctaataaaggaaaataatcatcCCTATATTTTATAGTGAagttaaaatataagaaaaattaatgtgGAATGTGCTTATCCCAGGGGagattagaagggaaaaaaagaacctaatagcctattaattattattagaataaaaagCCTCACTTTAGTCTGTTACAGAAATAGTATCAGTCGCTAGCAGTTAGATAGTATTAAAGAGATGTCTCTGTGTCCATTGAGCAAGCTAAATCTTAATTAAAATTCATGGAAGTTTGTTGTTCCTACTTGATGACCCTAAAATTGGTCATTGATTATTCGTGCAAGTAAGCTGAAAGCAAGACACATTTACTTTCTCCAAAACTGAGTTTCAGTATCTTGAAAGGTTCAGTGTTGCTCTAAATTGTACTCTGCAAATTTGTAGTCTACATTTAATTGTGTATAAAAATTCTCCCTAATGACAAGTATGGAGCATAAATACCTATaatcatctattttatttctacaatGCTCTTATTAGAATGTATGTCTTTAATGACAATAGTCACAAGACATTGATCATCTAATAACTTATGTGTGCGAATCTTAGTTTTTCCAAGGACCATTTTAAGCACTAGATCATAGATATTTTAAACTAGACAGTCACCAAATCAAACTATCAATTTTTCCAATGAAGAAACAGTAACGCAAAAAAGCTAAATGGAATACCAAGAAAGTAGATGATTAGGTTTCCTGATACAATCAATTTCCTAATCACTCTATCATATTTAGCACCCTCAACACTCTTGTATATTTTAAGAGATGAAACTTGGTACCTAGTATATAAGAAATTAAATTGTTCATACATTAAACAGTTTTATAATAggcattattttcacttttacacACATTTTCTGATAACCTTGAAcataaggaaatgaaatagaTAGTGGCACCAATAGCTTACTCTCCAATGATATTGTGGCTAACAGGATGTACAAGGGCTGTTTAACTATCTCTGGATTTGTTGTGCGGTGTGGCGGTGTAATTATCGTATATATCACATAGGAGGTTTGATTAATAAATAATCACTATGCATTGTGTTTCTCAACCTtagctgcacattagaatcactgaTGAACTTTGTAACAAAAGAGATGCCATAGCCCCTATCCCCAGACATTCTGATTTTAGATCTGGAGTGGGGCTAGTACATCAATAAGAAAAGTGCATACAAATTTAGGAAATACCTATGCTAAGAA from Canis lupus familiaris isolate Mischka breed German Shepherd unplaced genomic scaffold, alternate assembly UU_Cfam_GSD_1.0 chrUn_S789H952, whole genome shotgun sequence encodes the following:
- the LOC119879424 gene encoding nucleolar protein of 40 kDa-like — translated: MSSGRPETMENLPALYTIFQGEVAMVMDYGAFIKIPGCWKQGLVHRTYMSSCRMDKPSEIVDVGDKVWVKLIGWEMKNDRIKVSLSMKVVNQGIGKDLDPNNVITEQEERRRRSFQDYPGQKITPEAVLNTTCKKCGCKRPLCKGLFYATRRDQVFSDTG